A window of Pseudomonas alcaliphila JAB1 genomic DNA:
GACTGGGTGGCAGTCTTGTCTTGCGGCCATACTCAGCATGTACGCCACCGACCACCCTGGCAGAATCGGCCCTGGGTACTCGATCCCGAGCAGCGCCAAGTCAGGCTGGGAAGCCTCTTCCCCTGTGGCTGGTGCGCCATGGATCGGTCGCACGATGAATCCAAGGAAGTCTAAATGTCTGCACGCAACATTCTGGTGATCAACTGCGGCAGCTCGTCGATCAAGTTCGCCTTGGTCAACGAAGCGCAGGAAACCTTCATGCTCAGCGGCCTGGCCGAGCGTCTTGGCAGCCCCGAGGCGGTGCTGCACTGGCAACAAGGCGAACAAAAGGACAGCCTGGTCCTGCCGGGCGCTGACCACCGCCTGGCCCTGTCGCATCTTCTACCTGTGGTACAGCAGGCCGCAGCCGGTGAGCTGCACGGCATCGGCCACCGCGTGGTGCATGGCGGCGAGCACTTCTCCGGGGCCTCTCGTCTGGACGCCACCAGCCTGCAAGCGATCCGCCAGGTCGCGCCGCTGGCCCCGCTGCATAACCCGGCCAATCTGCAGGGTATCGAGGCGGCGATGAAGCTGTTCCCGGAGCTGGTCCAGGTGGCGGTGTTCGATACCGCCTTTCATCAAAGCCTGCCCGAGCACGCCTACCGCTACGCCGTACCGCAGGCGCTCTACGCCGAACACGGCGTGCGCCGCTATGGCTTCCACGGCACCAGTCACCACTATGTCAGCCGCCAGGCCGCGCAGATGAGCGACCTGGCGTACGACGCCAGCAGCTGGCTGGTCGCGCACCTTGGCAATGGCAGCTCCACCTGCGCCGTGGAAAATGGCCATAGCCGCGACACCAGCATGGGCCTGACACCGCTGGAGGGCCTGGTGATGGGCACACGCAGCGGCGATGTCGACCCCAACCTGCACGGCCACCTGGCACGCACCCTGGGCTGGAGCCTGGAGCGGATCGACAGCATGCTCAACAAGGACAGCGGCCTGCTCGGCCTGTCCGGCCTGTCCAACGACATGCGCACGCTGGAGCAGGCCCGCGAACAGGGCCATGCCGGCGCCACCCTGGCCATCGAGGTGTTCTGCTACCGCCTGGCCAAATCGCTGGCGGCGATGAGCTGCGCACTGCGCCGCCTCGACGGGCTGATCTTCACCGGCGGTATCGGCGAAAACTCGGCGCTGATCCGCAGCAAGACCGTGAACCATCTCAGCCTGCTCGGGCTGCAGCTGGATGCCCAGGCCAACGTCCGCTGCGTACGCGGCGTCGCCGGTGCCATTCACGCCGACGGTCACCCGCGCGTGCTGGTGGTACCAACCAATGAAGAGCGGCAGATCGCCCTCGATACCCTTGCCCTGCTCGACTGAGGCTATTTCATGCATACCTTCTTCATCGCCCCCACCGGTTTCGGTGTCGGCCTCACCTCCATCAGCCTCGGCCTGGTCGGCGCGCTGGAGCGCAGCGGCCTCAAGGTCGGTTTCTTCAAGCCCATCGCCCAGCCACATGCCGGCGACCTCGGCCCGGAGCGCTCCAGCGAGCTGATCGCCCGCACCCACGGTCTGAACTCGCCCAAACCGCTGCCGCTCAGCCATGTCGAGCGCATGCTCGGCGATGGTCAACTGGATGAACTGCTGGAAGAGATCATCAGCCTCTACCAGCAGGCCGCCGCCGACAAGGACGTGGTCATCGTCGAAGGCATGGTACCGACGCGCCACGCCAGCTACGCCGCACGGGTCAATTTCCATCTGGCCAAGAGCCTGGATGCCGACGTGATCCTGGTCAGCGCCCCGGAAGACGAGAACCTAACCGAACTGTCCGACCGCATCGAAATCCAGGCGCAGCTGTTCGGCGGGCCGAAGGACCCGAAAGTGCTCGGCGTGATTCTCAACAAGGTGCGCAGCGAAGATGGCATCACCGCCTTTGCCGAGCGCCTGCTGGAACTCTCACCACTGCTCAAGAGCCAGGACTTCCGCCTGCTCGGCTGCATTCCCTGGCAGGACGAACTGAACGCGCCGCGCACCAAGGACATCGCCGAGCTGCTCGGCGCGCGCATCCTCAACGCTGGCGATTACGAGCAGCGGCGCATGCTCAAGATTGTGCTCTGCGCCCGCGCCGTGGCCAACAGCGTGCAGTTGCTCAAGCCCGGCACCCTGGTGGTGACGCCGGGTGACCGCGACGACATCATCCTTTCCGCCAGCCTGGCGGCGATGAATGGCGTACCGCTGGCCGGGCTGCTGCTGTGCAGCGACTTCGCTCCCGACCCACGCATCATGGAGCTGTGCCAGGGCGCCCTGGCCAGTGGCCTGCCGGTGATGACCGTGAGCACCGGCTCCTACGATACCGCCACCAACCTCAACCGCCTGAACAAGGAAATCCCCCTGGATGACCGCGAGCGCGCGGAGAAGGTCTCCGACTTCGTCGCCGGGCATATCGATCATGACTGGTTGAGCGCGCGCTGCGGCACACCACGCGAGCTGCGCCTGTCGCCCCCGGCCTTCCGCTACCAGCTGGTGCAACGCGCCAAGGCCGCCGCCAAGCGCATCGTCCTGCCCGAGGGCAGCGAGCCACGCACCGTTCAGGCCGCCGCCATCTGCCAGGCACGCGGCATTGCCCGCTGCGTGCTGCTGGCCAAGCCGGAAGAGGTGCATGCAGTCGCCCGAGCACAGGGTATCGAGCTGCCGGAAGGTCTGGAAATTCTCGACCCGGATCTGATTCGCGGTCGCTATGTCGCGCCGATGGTGGAACTGCGCAAGGGCAAGGGCCTCAACGCGCCAATGGCCGAGGCGCAGCTGGAGGACACCGTGGTGCTCGGCACCATGATGCTGGCACTGGACGAAGTGGACGGCCTGGTGTCTGGCGCCATTCACACCACCGCCAACACCATTCGCCCGGCGCTGCAGCTGATCAAGACTGCACCGGGTTACAACCTGGTGTCCTCGGTGTTCTTCATGCTGTTGCCGGATCAGGTGCTGGTCTATGGCGACTGCGCGGTGAACCCTGACCCCAACGCCGAGCAGTTGGCCGAGATCGCCCTGCAGAGCGCCGCCTCGGCGCAGGCCTTCGGCATTCCGCCGCGCGTGGCCATGCTCAGCTACTCCACCGGTGATTCAGGCAGCGGCGAAGAAGTGGAGAAAGTGCGCACCGCCACTCGCCTGGCCCGCGAGAAACGTCCGGACCTGCTGCTCGACGGCCCGCTGCAGTACGACGCCGCGGCCATCGAAAGCGTCGGCCGGCAAAAGGCGCCGAACAGCCCGGTGGCCGGTCGCGCCACGGTGTTCGTGTTCCCCGACCTGAATACCGGCAATACCACCTACAAGGCGGTGCAGCGCAGTGCCGAATGCATCAGCGTCGGTCCGATGCTGCAGGGTCTGCGCAAGCCGGTGAACGACCTGTCGCGCGGTGCGCTGGTCGATGACATCGTCTATACCATCGCTCTGACGGCAATCCAGGCGGCCGATCTACCGAGCTGAAGCCAGGCAGGACCTAGGGTGCGCCGCATGTTCAGCCGGCGCACCAGGAAGGACGCCCTCGTTCGCCGGTCAAAAAAAGCCGGTGCCTATGGCCTACCCTGCAAGCCAGTGAAACCAACGGGTCATCACTGGCACTTGCAGGTCAGTGCACAACCGTTACCCTTGGCGCCGAACCAGCTCGCCGCACGGAACGCCGCAGCTCTTTCGACTGATACGGGGCGCAGAGAAAGCCCCCTTCTCAGGCTGCCCGCCGGGCGTGCAGCCTGCTTACGGAGGCGTTTGCCCGATGCTGCACTTTCTTCCCGCGCCGCTGCGCGGCCTGATCGCGAGCCTGCTGCTGGCTCTCAATACCCTGTTCTGGTGCTGGCCGCTGTTCTTCGTCGCCCTGCTCAAGCTGCTGCTGCCATTCGCCCCGATCCAGCGCGCGCTGCGCTTCGTCATGCACGGCATCGCCGAAAGCTGGATCGGTATCAACAAATTCTGGATGCGTCTGGTCGGCCATATCGAATGGAACGTCCAGGGCCTGGAGCGTTTCGATACCCGTCACTCCTATCTGGTAACCAGCAACCACCAGAGCTGGGTGGACATTCTGGTGCTGCAGTACCTGCTCAACCAGCGCATGCCGCTGCTGAAATTCTTCCTCAAGCAGGAGCTGATCTGGGTGCCGGTAATCGGCCTGTGCTGGTGGGCGCTGGAGTTTCCATTCATGAAGCGCTTCAGCAAGGAGTACCTGGCCAAGTACCCGGAAAAGCGCGGCCAGGACCTGGCCACCACGCGCAAGGCCTGCGCGCGCTACAAGACCAACCCCGTGGCGGTATTCAACTTCCTCGAGGGCACCCGCCTGACCCCGGCCAAGCATGCGCAGCAGCAGTCGCCGTTCAAGTACCTGCTCAAGCCCAAGGCTGGCGGCATCGCCTTCGTACTCGATGCCATGGGTGAACAGCTGCACGCCATCGTCAACGTCACCATTCACTATCCCCATGGCGTACCAGGCTTCTGGGACCTGCTCTGCGGTCGCCTGGATGCCGTGCAGGTGATTTTCAGGCAGGTCGACATTCCGCGCGAATTCATCGGCCGCAACTACGATCAGGACGACGACTACCGTCTGGCATTCCAGCAGTGGGTCAATCGCCTGTGGGAAGAGAAAGACGCGGAGCTCGCCAGCCTTCACCAGCAAGCCTGAAGCGTCACCGTCGCTTCATTCACCACGCGGCAGGGGCAACTTGCTCCAATCCAGCTGCGCCGGCACCTGCATCGCGGTGCCGGCCGACACACCCGGCGCCACCAGAAAGCCCTGCATGATGTTGCAATGGTGCCGCGTCAGCCACTCGCGCTGCTCCTGAGTTTCGACACCCTCGGCGATGACCTCCAGCCCCAGATGCCGACCAAGATCGATGATGGTGCTGACCACTGCGGCGTCACGCGGTGAGTCGAGCATGTTGGAGACGAACAGGCGGTCGATCTTCAGCGTATCCAGTTCGAAATGACGCAGATAAGCCAGTGACGAGTAACCGGTGCCGAAGTCATCGATGGCGATCTTCACCCCCAGCTCACGCAGCTGACGCAGCTGCGCCTGGGTCAGTTCCAGATCCTGCATCAGCGCACTCTCGGTAACTTCCACCTCCAGCTGACTGGGCTTCAGACCGTGGGCGTCGAGCACACGCTGCAGGTCCGTCACCAGTTGCGGCATACCGAACTGCACCGGGCTGACGTTGAGGCTGAGCACCATGTCTTCGCCAAACTGTTGCTTGAACTCCGCCAACTGCCTGGCGCCCTCACGGAAGATCCACTCGCCGAGACGATTGATCAGACGGGTTTCTTCGAGCAGTGGAATGAACACGTTCGGTGCCACGGTGCCAGCGACACGATGCTGCCAGCGCAACAAGGCCTCGAAGCCGCGCAGGCGCCCGCTATCGAGATGGAACTGGGGTTGATAGACCAGCACGAAGTCATCGTTCTCGATGGCGTGACGCAGGCTTTCTTCAAGCATCAACCGCGAACGCGCGCGGCCGTTCATCTCCGGTGAGAAGAAGCGGTATTGCTGGCGACCGGCGCGCTTGGCTTCGTACATCGCCATGTCGGCGGAACGCAGCAGGCCCTCTACGCTCTGCCCGCATTCGGGAAAGCAGGCGATGCCGACGCTGGCGCCGAGGGTGAAATCCACACCATCGAGGTTATGCCGCACCGAGACCAGTTCGATCAGCTTCTCCGCAACCTTGGCCGCATCCTCGGGGTGGCCGAGGTTGTCCAGCAGCGCGGTGAATTCGTCACCGCCAATGCGTGCCAGGCTGTCGTAGGGGCGCAAGCAGGCCTTGAGCTGCTCACCGACCCGACGCAGCAGCTGATCGCCAACATCATGGCCCAGCGAGTCATTGATGCGTTTGAAACCGTCCAGATCCAGGTACAGCACCGCGACCCGCTGGCCGCTGCGCTCGATACGCGCCAGCGCCGATTCCAGCGCCTGATGGAAGCCGCGGCGATTGAGCAGGCCGGTCAGCGCGTCAGTG
This region includes:
- a CDS encoding DUF3565 domain-containing protein; the encoded protein is MAVLSCGHTQHVRHRPPWQNRPWVLDPEQRQVRLGSLFPCGWCAMDRSHDESKEV
- a CDS encoding acetate kinase, which codes for MSARNILVINCGSSSIKFALVNEAQETFMLSGLAERLGSPEAVLHWQQGEQKDSLVLPGADHRLALSHLLPVVQQAAAGELHGIGHRVVHGGEHFSGASRLDATSLQAIRQVAPLAPLHNPANLQGIEAAMKLFPELVQVAVFDTAFHQSLPEHAYRYAVPQALYAEHGVRRYGFHGTSHHYVSRQAAQMSDLAYDASSWLVAHLGNGSSTCAVENGHSRDTSMGLTPLEGLVMGTRSGDVDPNLHGHLARTLGWSLERIDSMLNKDSGLLGLSGLSNDMRTLEQAREQGHAGATLAIEVFCYRLAKSLAAMSCALRRLDGLIFTGGIGENSALIRSKTVNHLSLLGLQLDAQANVRCVRGVAGAIHADGHPRVLVVPTNEERQIALDTLALLD
- the pta gene encoding phosphate acetyltransferase, with translation MHTFFIAPTGFGVGLTSISLGLVGALERSGLKVGFFKPIAQPHAGDLGPERSSELIARTHGLNSPKPLPLSHVERMLGDGQLDELLEEIISLYQQAAADKDVVIVEGMVPTRHASYAARVNFHLAKSLDADVILVSAPEDENLTELSDRIEIQAQLFGGPKDPKVLGVILNKVRSEDGITAFAERLLELSPLLKSQDFRLLGCIPWQDELNAPRTKDIAELLGARILNAGDYEQRRMLKIVLCARAVANSVQLLKPGTLVVTPGDRDDIILSASLAAMNGVPLAGLLLCSDFAPDPRIMELCQGALASGLPVMTVSTGSYDTATNLNRLNKEIPLDDRERAEKVSDFVAGHIDHDWLSARCGTPRELRLSPPAFRYQLVQRAKAAAKRIVLPEGSEPRTVQAAAICQARGIARCVLLAKPEEVHAVARAQGIELPEGLEILDPDLIRGRYVAPMVELRKGKGLNAPMAEAQLEDTVVLGTMMLALDEVDGLVSGAIHTTANTIRPALQLIKTAPGYNLVSSVFFMLLPDQVLVYGDCAVNPDPNAEQLAEIALQSAASAQAFGIPPRVAMLSYSTGDSGSGEEVEKVRTATRLAREKRPDLLLDGPLQYDAAAIESVGRQKAPNSPVAGRATVFVFPDLNTGNTTYKAVQRSAECISVGPMLQGLRKPVNDLSRGALVDDIVYTIALTAIQAADLPS
- a CDS encoding acyltransferase, with product MLHFLPAPLRGLIASLLLALNTLFWCWPLFFVALLKLLLPFAPIQRALRFVMHGIAESWIGINKFWMRLVGHIEWNVQGLERFDTRHSYLVTSNHQSWVDILVLQYLLNQRMPLLKFFLKQELIWVPVIGLCWWALEFPFMKRFSKEYLAKYPEKRGQDLATTRKACARYKTNPVAVFNFLEGTRLTPAKHAQQQSPFKYLLKPKAGGIAFVLDAMGEQLHAIVNVTIHYPHGVPGFWDLLCGRLDAVQVIFRQVDIPREFIGRNYDQDDDYRLAFQQWVNRLWEEKDAELASLHQQA
- a CDS encoding EAL domain-containing protein, which encodes MAQAQSKNAAVPAKQVLLVVDDRIENLEAMQALLEDGEWLLRCASSGEEALRCLLEEDVGLVLLDVQMPGMDGFEVARLMRGNPRTRLTPIIFVSAIAQTHDAVLRGYSTGAVDFVLKPFDSSVLRHKIQSLLEHEHNRCELQTLSQQLERARAFNASVLANAAEGILVVGEDGRIQFANPAMAQMLDGEVGDLEGADLLSFLKNPASEDGWQQSEFYLHFRREATYRVHEAIMRTLKGGCLPVALSCSPLPRPQRAMVLIALDMSVVRNLHAQLESQAVTDALTGLLNRRGFHQALESALARIERSGQRVAVLYLDLDGFKRINDSLGHDVGDQLLRRVGEQLKACLRPYDSLARIGGDEFTALLDNLGHPEDAAKVAEKLIELVSVRHNLDGVDFTLGASVGIACFPECGQSVEGLLRSADMAMYEAKRAGRQQYRFFSPEMNGRARSRLMLEESLRHAIENDDFVLVYQPQFHLDSGRLRGFEALLRWQHRVAGTVAPNVFIPLLEETRLINRLGEWIFREGARQLAEFKQQFGEDMVLSLNVSPVQFGMPQLVTDLQRVLDAHGLKPSQLEVEVTESALMQDLELTQAQLRQLRELGVKIAIDDFGTGYSSLAYLRHFELDTLKIDRLFVSNMLDSPRDAAVVSTIIDLGRHLGLEVIAEGVETQEQREWLTRHHCNIMQGFLVAPGVSAGTAMQVPAQLDWSKLPLPRGE